GGGAAACGTCGGGGCAGAAAGTCGGTTCGGCAACGGCCATTATTCCCTCGGAATTTATGTCCTGGCTTAATCTGCCCCACTGTGTCTCTGTTAAAGTATATACTGCAACTGAAGCGTTCAGTTCTGATACGAAAGAGCTCCACCGTACTTGTTTTTGCTCCATTACCAAAAGCGCATGAACCTTCCACTTGCTTTTTAACAGCTCCGCTACCACCTTGGAACCTTCCGCCAAAAAAAGTTTCTCTCGCCACCGGACCGTCGCCCTGGCGAGACTTCTCCATAAGTTAAGCTGAGACCGCGCTGGTTTTATAAACGTCTCGGGGGGCATTTAAACCTGCTTCTCCACGGTTTTCCTCATGACAATAATGCCCAGGCCCGTGATGATCATGGCAACGCAGAGCAGTTGCCCCATGCTCAGGATACTCCAGATAAAGCCCAGGTGGGCGTCCGGTTCCCGGTAATACTCGATAAAAAAGCGGATCAGGCCATAGCCGATAATATAAAGGGCGAGATGGAAACCGGCAAACGGTCTCCATTTTCTAATCACCCAAAGGACAACAAAAAGAACGATGCCCTCAAAAAAAGCCTCGTAAAGCTGGGACGGGTGGCGCAGCTCCCGGCTCGGCGCGAAGGGGAAGAACATGCCCCACGGGACGTTGGTTACCCGTCCGAAAAGCTCACCGTTGATGAAGTTGCCGACACGGCCAAAAGTGTATCCCAGGGGAAAAGTCGGGCAGAAAAGATCTGCCAGGCTCCAGAAATTAATCTTCCTGTTATGGCAGAAGATCAGGGCGGCGATAATGATGCCCAGGGCGCCGCCGTGATAGGACATGCCGCTGATCCCCACAAAGCGGACACCGTGGGAGAAATTCAGCGGAATAATGATTTCCAGCGGATGATGCAGGTAATAGCCGGGGTTGTAAAAAAATACGTAACCGAGACGGGCGCCGATAATGAGCCCGAATATACCCCAGAGAAAAAAATCCTGGATCGTTTCCAGAGAAAATTTGAAGTCTTCTTTTCTCAGGCGGTATGCCACCAGGATGTAGGTCACGAAGAAGGCGACGAGATACATCAGGCTGTAATAGCGTAGTTGAAAAGCGCCGATTGTCAAGATATTGGGACTTATATGGTAAGGTAGGAGCTGCCAGTAACTGATCCAGTCTTGCATGTCATCCTTCTTTTCTTCACCTCCCTCGACGGTAGGGGATTGAGGGGGAGGGTGCAAATAATTTCGTTTACGAACTTCCTATGTTGATTGGGGTTAGTAGGCCTCCCCTTTCATGTCTTCCACGTAAAGCTGGGCGGCAAAGGCGGCCGTGGCCCCGTCGCCGCAGGCGGTGACCACCTGGCGGAGCAGTTTGCCGGTGCAGTCGCCGCCCGCAAAAATTCCGGGGGCGGAAGTTTGCATCCGGGCATCCACGGTGATGTAGCCGCTTTTGTCCATTTCCATCTGACCGCGGCACATCTCCGTGTTGGGAGTCAACCCCACGAAAACGAACACCCCATCCGCGGCAAGTTGGCTTTCCTGACCGGTCTGGAGATTCTTGATTGTTACCCCTTGCACAAAATCCTGGCCGCCGATTTCAGTAACAATGCTGTCCCAAATGAAAGAAATTTTATTGTTGGCAAAGGCCCGTTCTTGCAGGATTTTTGTCGCACGCAGGCGATGGCGGCGGTGAATAACCGTAACCTGGGCCGCAAAGTGCGTGAGAAAGATCGCCTCCTGGATGGCAGTATCTCCGCCGCCGATAACGATCACCTCTTTGTTCCGGTAAAAAGGACCGTCGCAGGTGGCGCAGTAGGAAACACCCTTGCCGGCAAAAACATCTTCGCCCGGGACGCCAACCTTGCGCCAGTTTGCTCCCGTAGCGACGATTACCGCCATAGTCAAGTATTCGCCGCCGGCCGTGACTCTCCATAAATCCCGGCCGTTGTGCTGCTCCTTAGTCAGTGCGCTGACATCGCGCTGCGTTATTTCCAGGCCGAACTTTTCCGCCTGCTGACGAAAAAGCTGCATGAGATCGAAGCCATTGATGCCTTCCGGAATCCCCGGATAATTCTCTATCAGATCCGTGATGGTGATTTGACTCACCGTCGTTGTCCCTTCGATCAGCAATACTTTGAGGCTGGCCCGGGCGGCGTATATGCCCGCCGTAAAGCCGGCCGGCCCCCCACCAATGATCACCACATCATATAATTTATCGTCATTATTCGGCATTCTATTTACCTTCCTGCTGTTTCGGCGCCCCTGATCCGGATAAACGGGATGAGGGCAGAAAATAGTTTCTTGCCGACTAATTTATCCGATGAGGGACATTATTGTAAAGCTAAAATCTCCTCTTTTTTCAGCTCGGCGTCGCCGCAACGGTTTCCAATCCCCCGGCGCTCCCCTATGGCAAAAAATGGCGTCTGTTACAGTCCGGTTATTTCCCGATCCTTTGGATATTCCACAACAATTCCGAAGGTCAGCTCCTTTTTCTCTCCCGCCTGCAGGGGCATCTTCCAAGTCACGGCGCCATCGCTTTTGATCTCCTCCGGCTTGAGGGACGGCTCATCCAGCGTAACCTTGATCTCTTCGTCGCCGGCGACGGGCAGTTGATCACGCAGGGTGACCGTCAGCGGTTCCTTGCGGAAGTTGCCGAGCTCAATGCGATAGCGGTAACTGACGCGGTTTTTACTGAACATGCCTGCTTCCTTGCGCTGCTTGAGTTCTTCGCGCTTGACCGTCACCTGATCGTCTGTGCCGAAGAACAGGTCAAACTTTTCACCCGCGGCGATCTTCTTCAGTTGCGAACTGCCGGTGTAGGTGTTGCCGGTAAAGGTATTGACCTTGCCCGGCAGAAGCGGGTAGGCGGCGCGATTCACAATCTCCGACTTGAGGAACACGTAGGGAGCGAGTTTCGGCAGGGCCAGGTATTCCATGTTGACCGGAAGCTGCTCGATGGCAACCACCGTGCCGTGCCGGGCGCCATCGGCAGGGATATCCAGAGACCGCGGGATGTGAAAGGCGACCGAGGACTGCTCATCACTTATCTGAGCGGTAACAAAGTCCGCCGCCTCTTCGGCCAGCACATCGTCTGACCTGAAGCTCTCCGTCGGCATCCTGGCTGACTTCCTGGCCCGGACGGCCGCCGCCGGGGCCGCCATCATAATCGCCGCTGGCGGCGATGGCTGGGGCCGGAAAAATGATATGCGCCAGGGGTAAAGTTCGGGCGGCGCACCTCCCGCAGCGGGGCGGGCGGTGGAAAGGGTCAGGTCAATATTTTTCCAGTCCTCTCCCGTCTGCTGGCGCACCATTGCCCGAAAGGTCAACTCGGCTGTTTTGGCATCCGGGGACAGACGGACATCGTAGGAGGGCTGCCAACCGGCTTGAGAAATAACCGTGGCGAGATCAAGGGTCAGATTCCCTTCCCGGGCAATCTCCACCATAACCTCCACACTTTTGGCCTCTTTACGGCGCGAACCTGTTGATTCATCCCGCTGACGGCGCAGGGCGTCTATCTTGTCCCTGATGTTTTTCTTTTCGAGCTCAACCTCACGGGTCAGTTCTTCAGCCCTGGTAACCCCCGTACCGACAAAGTTGGAGGCATCCAGCAGTTCTGCCGCCGTGGGACGTCCGATCGCCAGCTCCTTGGAGATACGGTCGCCCCAGGCAACACGGATTGATTCCATAAACGCCTTTTGTGATGACAGGCCGGCCTTCTTCGCGTCCAGGGCGCCGGAACGCAGCTCCAGCGCACGAATTTCCTCGTCCAGCTCCTTCACCCGTTTTTCACCGCTCTGTTCCAGAAAGGCACGTTTGACCTCCATCCCCACAATGTTTGCTCCGCCGCTTCCCTTGCCTTCCACCCGGACTGAATCATCCTGGATCAGTACGGGAAGACTTTCGAAAGCGATCAGATAACTGCCCGGTTTGAGAGGAAGGGTAGCACTGCGGGTGGTAAGGGCCCGGTCGGCGTAAACGGTCACGGCAGTAATCCGTGCGGGAGCCGCTATCCGCTTCAGGTCAGCGGATAAGGAAAGGGTGGGCAGGGACAGGATAATCAGGATAGAAACGAAGCTCAGAATCTTCATGGTGATGCTCCTTAACAATAAAGATTGATAATTTGTGTTGGATATTTGGATAAGCCACTGCTTTCAGTGAGTAAAGTATAGGGGGGCTGTTTTTGCTTGTCAAGAGATATTATGCAGAGTGTCTCATTTTTATTGACATATTCCCTTACCTCCCTTATAACTATTATCAGGTACTTCTTTAACATTATGAGGTGACGGTTAATGTCAAAAGAATTAAACCAGAGAGCCGAATTTTATGATGTCTGGCGCAAATTTGTCTCCAGTGGAGATATCAGCAGGGTACCTATTCACATTAGGCCATCCTGGGAACGTTGCCGGAAAGCTCACTTAGATCCTCAAAAAGGGGCTGCTCCAATCACAACAGGCCAGAACTCGATTCAGAAACGAATTGATGAACAGCCTGATCTGTTTCAGATCGTACAGTCGCATTGTAAAAATATCGAGAGATATTTTGATTTTTTGCCCCTTGGCATCCTTTTTACCGACAGGGACGGATACATACTATCCATCACAGGCGATGACAAAATATTGAAATTGCTCGAAGAGAAAACCCTAAGAATAGGCGGATCTATTAGAGAGGATATTGGTGGCACATCAGCGCCGAGTATCTGTCATGAAGAACGGCGATTTGTGATAGTCAATGCCGAAGAGCATTATTTGCAGGCCTTTCACTGGGCCAGTTGTATTGCAACCCCCATCTTTGATGGGGAACAGAACTTTTTAGGCTCCTTAGATTTCACCGTTACTTCGAGGGATGCGAAAGGATTAAGATATCTCAAGCCCATCTTATTAAACACAGCTAATTCTATACAGTTCGCGTTCTCTCTAAAAAGGAAATTGGAGCAACTTGAACTTTTTCATTTATATTATCGTTCTATTTTTGATTATTCAAGTAGCATCCTGGTGCTGGTAGATAAGAGGGGTGGAGTGATCGATCTAAACAGAAATGCCCAAGAGGTTCTTGAGATCAATCCTGGGGAGATAATAAATAGGGATATTAGAAGTATATTGGACGATAAGGGTAAAATCGAATCCCTTCTCAAGGGTTCTGGCGGGAAAATATCTTTTAGCAGTAGGACGTCAGAATTGTTTTCCACAGAGTCAATCCCGATTTTTGATCGATCGGGGGAAGAGGTTGCCTTTTTACTTAAATTGGAGAAGGAGAGAGTGTATAGGGTGATGCCCGAAAGGTCATCCAATGTAGCTCGATATATGTTCGGAGACATAATTGGAGTGAGTCCCAAAATCTTAGATGTCATTGAAAAAGCAAAAAAAGCGGCCAAAACAGGTTCTAATGTCTTGATTGAAGGGGAAACCGGTACAGGGAAAGAACTGTTTGCCCATGCGATTCATAACGAAAGCGCTTATTGCGAAGGGCCTTTTGTCGCTCTTAACTGTGCCGCCATCCCCCGTGAGCTGATTGAAAGTGAGCTATGCGGCTATGAAAAAGGGGCTTACACAGGTGCACACCCTGCTGGCAACGCAGGTAAGTTTGAATTAGCCAATGAGGGAACGATCTTTTTGGATGAAATCCATAGTATGGATCTGCCGGCACAAACGAAGATGTTAAGGGTAATAGAGGATCGACGGGTTACACGCATTGGAGGAAAATATGCCATCCTTTTGGATATCCGTATTATTGTAGCAACTTCAGTGAATCTTGGGGAAGAAATGGAAAGAGGCCAATTTGACCCGGGCCTCTTTTATAGATTAAACGTCGTAAAGTTGCATATTCCCAGCCTGAGGGAGAGAAAGGAAGATATTCCCACTCTCGTCAATTACTTTGTTGGTGAAATGAATCAGAAATTCAAACGTTCGATAAGGGGAGTGGAACCTGGAGTATTAAACGTTCTTTCTCAGTATTCGTGGCCAGGAAACGTGCGTGAGT
The nucleotide sequence above comes from Deltaproteobacteria bacterium. Encoded proteins:
- the lgt gene encoding prolipoprotein diacylglyceryl transferase; the encoded protein is MQDWISYWQLLPYHISPNILTIGAFQLRYYSLMYLVAFFVTYILVAYRLRKEDFKFSLETIQDFFLWGIFGLIIGARLGYVFFYNPGYYLHHPLEIIIPLNFSHGVRFVGISGMSYHGGALGIIIAALIFCHNRKINFWSLADLFCPTFPLGYTFGRVGNFINGELFGRVTNVPWGMFFPFAPSRELRHPSQLYEAFFEGIVLFVVLWVIRKWRPFAGFHLALYIIGYGLIRFFIEYYREPDAHLGFIWSILSMGQLLCVAMIITGLGIIVMRKTVEKQV
- a CDS encoding mucoidy inhibitor MuiA family protein; this translates as MKILSFVSILIILSLPTLSLSADLKRIAAPARITAVTVYADRALTTRSATLPLKPGSYLIAFESLPVLIQDDSVRVEGKGSGGANIVGMEVKRAFLEQSGEKRVKELDEEIRALELRSGALDAKKAGLSSQKAFMESIRVAWGDRISKELAIGRPTAAELLDASNFVGTGVTRAEELTREVELEKKNIRDKIDALRRQRDESTGSRRKEAKSVEVMVEIAREGNLTLDLATVISQAGWQPSYDVRLSPDAKTAELTFRAMVRQQTGEDWKNIDLTLSTARPAAGGAPPELYPWRISFFRPQPSPPAAIMMAAPAAAVRARKSARMPTESFRSDDVLAEEAADFVTAQISDEQSSVAFHIPRSLDIPADGARHGTVVAIEQLPVNMEYLALPKLAPYVFLKSEIVNRAAYPLLPGKVNTFTGNTYTGSSQLKKIAAGEKFDLFFGTDDQVTVKREELKQRKEAGMFSKNRVSYRYRIELGNFRKEPLTVTLRDQLPVAGDEEIKVTLDEPSLKPEEIKSDGAVTWKMPLQAGEKKELTFGIVVEYPKDREITGL
- the trxB gene encoding thioredoxin-disulfide reductase → MPNNDDKLYDVVIIGGGPAGFTAGIYAARASLKVLLIEGTTTVSQITITDLIENYPGIPEGINGFDLMQLFRQQAEKFGLEITQRDVSALTKEQHNGRDLWRVTAGGEYLTMAVIVATGANWRKVGVPGEDVFAGKGVSYCATCDGPFYRNKEVIVIGGGDTAIQEAIFLTHFAAQVTVIHRRHRLRATKILQERAFANNKISFIWDSIVTEIGGQDFVQGVTIKNLQTGQESQLAADGVFVFVGLTPNTEMCRGQMEMDKSGYITVDARMQTSAPGIFAGGDCTGKLLRQVVTACGDGATAAFAAQLYVEDMKGEAY
- a CDS encoding sigma 54-interacting transcriptional regulator, which produces MSKELNQRAEFYDVWRKFVSSGDISRVPIHIRPSWERCRKAHLDPQKGAAPITTGQNSIQKRIDEQPDLFQIVQSHCKNIERYFDFLPLGILFTDRDGYILSITGDDKILKLLEEKTLRIGGSIREDIGGTSAPSICHEERRFVIVNAEEHYLQAFHWASCIATPIFDGEQNFLGSLDFTVTSRDAKGLRYLKPILLNTANSIQFAFSLKRKLEQLELFHLYYRSIFDYSSSILVLVDKRGGVIDLNRNAQEVLEINPGEIINRDIRSILDDKGKIESLLKGSGGKISFSSRTSELFSTESIPIFDRSGEEVAFLLKLEKERVYRVMPERSSNVARYMFGDIIGVSPKILDVIEKAKKAAKTGSNVLIEGETGTGKELFAHAIHNESAYCEGPFVALNCAAIPRELIESELCGYEKGAYTGAHPAGNAGKFELANEGTIFLDEIHSMDLPAQTKMLRVIEDRRVTRIGGKYAILLDIRIIVATSVNLGEEMERGQFDPGLFYRLNVVKLHIPSLRERKEDIPTLVNYFVGEMNQKFKRSIRGVEPGVLNVLSQYSWPGNVRELRNCIESAFNFCSGEFVSLNDLADTIAVKQAKETAPGQTMDDITKDLFIESLNRFGNVRQTAESLGIAKSTFYRRARKLGILLRLHVHTPLRFVKNEKKILNLRNIKPL